The Oncorhynchus tshawytscha isolate Ot180627B linkage group LG05, Otsh_v2.0, whole genome shotgun sequence genome includes a window with the following:
- the LOC112251046 gene encoding zinc finger matrin-type protein 3 isoform X2, translating into MQYMDCTNKRRIHSQTCFSKTHLFLNVLHMLLLLSGGLIMIGFSLLKCSHLFFRIVYIPHTSLLVTLKTHPSSSLVKARTRVYAEAFTEPIWPAAATVPANASYTYPWTPSTDPRTPSTDPWTPSTDPRTPSTDPWTPSTDPRTPSTDPRTPPQTLGPPPPVVVTPDPHCFPLSSPLSAKPPTHLQLVQGPPCPVPPPTAQATLNSRPQEKDAQIGATDQDATLEELCKPLYCKLCNVTLNSAQQAQAHYQGKNHSKKLRNFYAGSQQPPAIRIPEVIEPLSQQLLMTPPTDSATPKQPVSFMGASRVILATENDYCKLCDASFSSPAVAQAHYQGKNHAKRLRLAEAQQSSSILESTECVQRRPRKEGSEYRFIKNRRTPQVPIAVPGTAH; encoded by the exons ATGCAGTACATGGACTGTACCAACAAGAGAAGAATACACTCACAAACATGTTTTTCAAAGACCCACCTTTTCCTAAATGTTTTACATATGTTGTTACTATTGTCTGGGGGTTTGATTATGATAGGCTTTAGTCTACTAAAATGTAGCCATTTATTTTTTCGCATAGTGTAtatcccccacacctctctgctcGTGACACTGAAAActcacccctcctcttctctggtGAAAGCAAG GACCAGAGTCTATGCTGAAGCCTTCACTGAGCCTATTTGGCCAGCAGCAGCCACTGTTCCAGCCAATGCCTCCTACACATACCCTTGGACCCCCTCCACAGACCCTCGGACCCCCTCCACAGACCCTTGGACCCCCTCCACAGACCCTCGGACCCCCTCCACAGACCCTTGGACCCCCTCCACAGATCCTCGGACCCCCTCCACAGACCCTAGGACCCCTCCACAGACCCTCGGACCCCCTCCACCAGTAGTAGTGACCCCGGATCCCCACTGTTTCCCCCTCTCCAGTCCTCTGTCTGCCAAACCTCCCACTCACCTCCAGCTGGTGCAGGGGCCCCCCTGCCCTGTCCCACCTCCCACTGCCCAGGCGACCCTCAACAGCAGGCCCCAGGAGAAAGATGCTCAGATCGGGGCCACAGACCAGGACGCTACCTTGGAGGAGCTGTGTAAGCCTCTGTACTGCAAACTGTGCAACGTCACCCTCAACTCTGCTCAGCAGGCACAGGCCCACTACCAG GGAAAAAACCACAGTAAGAAGCTGAGAAATTTCTATGCAGGCAGCCAGCAGCCACCTGCCATCAGGATTCCGGAGGTAATAGAGCCACTTTCCCAGCAGCTCCTCATGACTCCACCAACTGACAGTGCAACTCCCAAACAG CCGGTGTCATTCATGGGTGCCAGCAGGGTGATCTTAGCCACGGAGAACGACTACTGCAAGCTGTGTGATGCCTCGTTCAGCTCCCCTGCTGTGGCTCAGGCACACTACCAGGGCAAGAACCATGCCAAGAGACTGCGGCTGGCTGAGGCCCAGCAAAGCAGTAGCATCCT
- the pik3ca gene encoding phosphatidylinositol 4,5-bisphosphate 3-kinase catalytic subunit alpha isoform isoform X1, whose translation MPPRPSSGELWGIHLMPPRIFVDCLLPNGMILTLECLREATLITIKHEVFKEARKYPLHHLLQEETSYIFVSVTQEAEREEFYDETRRLCDLRLFQPFLKVIEPVGNREEKILNREIGFAIGMPVCEFDLVKDPEVQDFRRNILNVCKDSVELRDANGPHSRALYVYPPNVESTQELPKHIHGKLDKGQIIVVIWVIVSPNNDKQKYTLKINHDCVPEQVIAEAIRKKTRSMLLSPEQLKMCVQEYQGKYILKVCGCDEYLLEKCPLSQYKYVRSCIMLGRMPNLMLMAKDSLYSQLPMDNFTMPSYARRISTATPYMNGESSTKSLWTINGTLRIRVLCATYVNVNIRDIDKIYVRTGIYHGGEQMCDNVNTQRVPCSNPRWNEWLTYDMYIPDIPRAARLCLSICSVKGRKGAKEEHCPLAWGNVNLFDYTHTLVSGKMALNLWPVPHGLEDLLNPIGVTGSNPNRETPCLELEFDYFSSPVKFPDMTTVEGHANWTISRELGFSYCQSGQSNRVARDHALTDSDNEQLRQVCNRDPLSEITEQEKDFLWRHRHYCVNIPEILPKILLAVKWNSRDEVAQMYCLLKDWPAIKPEQAMELLDCNYPDPMIRDFAVRCLEKYLTDDKLSQYLIQLVQVLKYEQYLDNPLVRFLLKKALTNQRIGHFFFWHLKSEMHNKTVSQRFGLLLESYCRACGMYLKHLSRQVEAMEKLINLTDILKQEKKDETQKVQMKFLVEQMRRPDYMDALQNFTSPLNPAHQLGNIRLEECRIMSSAKRPLWLNWENPDIMSELLFQNNEIIFKNGDDLRQDMLTLQIIRIMENIWQNQGLDLRMLPYGCMSLGDCVGLIEVVRSSHTIMQIQCKGGLKGALQFNSSTLHQWLKDKNKGEMYDLAVDLFTRSCAGYCVATFILGIGDRHNSNIMVKDDGQLFHIDFGHFLDHKKKKFGYKRERVPFVLTQDFLIVISKGTQECTKTREFERFQEMCYKAYLAIRQHANLFINLFSMMLGSGMPELQSFDDIAYIRKTLALDKTEQEALDYFMKQMNDAHHGGWTTKMDWIFHTIRQHALN comes from the exons ATGCCTCCTAGACCTTCTTCTGGTGAATTATGGGGCATCCATTTGATGCCCCCCCGGATCTTTGTGGACTGCTTGTTGCCAAACGGGATGATCCTGACCCTCGAGTGCCTCCGTGAGGCTACGCTCATCACCATCAAACATGAAGTGTTCAAGGAGGCCAGGAAGTACCCCCTGCATCACCTACTACAGGAGGAGACCTCTTACATATTTGTCAGTGTTACGCAGGAGGCAGAGCGAGAGGAGTTCTACGATGAAACTAGGAGACTATGTGATCTCAGGCTCTTTCAGCCTTTTCTGAAGGTCATTGAACCGGTTGGTAACCGAGAGGAGAAAATTCTGAACAGAGAAATTG GATTCGCAATTGGTATGCCTGTTTGCGAGTTTGACTTAGTAAAGGACCCTGAGGTGCAGGACTTCAGGAGGAATATTCTTAACGTCTGTAAGGATTCAGTAGAACTCAGAGATGCCAATGGACCCCATAGTCGGGCTTTATATGTCTACCCTCCCAATGTTGAATCGACACAAGAACTTCCAAAGCACATCCATGGCAAACTGGACAAAG GTCAAATCATTGTAGTGATCTGGGTGATTGTCTCACCCAACAATGACAAGCAGAAATACACCCTGAAGATCAACCATGATTGTGTGCCAGAACAGGTGATAGCTGAGGCCATCAGGAAGAAGACCAGGAGCATGCTGTTGTCCCCTGAACAACTCAAGATGTGTGTGCAGGAGTACCAGGGCAAGTACATCCTCAAGGTGTGCGGCTGTGACGAGTACCTCCTGGAGAAATGCCCCCTGAGTCAATATAAG TATGTGAGGAGTTGCATCATGCTTGGCAGGATGCCCAACCTCATGCTGATGGCGAAGGATAGCCTTTATTCTCAGTTACCCATGGACAACTTCACCATGCCCTCGTACGCCCGGCGCATCTCCACCGCCACCCCGTACATGAACGGAGAGTCCTCCACCAAGTCTCTGTGGACCATCAACGGAACCCTGCGGATACGAGTGCTCTGTGCCACATACGTGAATGTGAACATTCGGGATATAGATAAG ATTTATGTGCGAACCGGCATCTACCATGGAGGGGAGCAGATGTGTGACAACGTGAACACGCAGCGTGTGCCCTGCTCTAATCCCAG GTGGAACGAGTGGCTGACCTACGACATGTACATTCCCGACATCCCCCGGGCGGCCcgcctctgtctctccatctgctcTGTGAAAGGCAGGAAAGGGGCGAAGGAG GAGCACTGTCCACTGGCGTGGGGGAACGTCAACCTGTTTGACTACACTCACACCCTGGTCTCTGGTAAAATGGCTCTGAACCTGTGGCCTGTACCTCACGGCCTGGAGGACCTACTCAACCCCATCGGAGTCACAGGCTCCAACCCCAACAGG GAAACTCCTTGTCTAGAGCTGGAGTTTGACTACTTCAGCAGTCCTGTCAAGTTCCCAGACATGACCACCGTGGAGGGACATGCTAACTGGACCATATCCAGGGAGCTAGGTTTCAGCTACTGCCAGTCAGGCCAG AGTAACAGAGTGGCACGAGACCACGCCTTAACGGACAGTGATAACGAGCAGCTGAGACAGGTGTGCAACCGAGACCCCCTGTCTGAGATCACAGAGCAGGAGAAGGACTTCCTCTGGAGGCACAG GCACTACTGTGTAAATATACCCGAAATCCTGCCCAAGATCCTGCTGGCTGTGAAGTGGAACTCCAGAGATGAAGTAGCACAG ATGTATTGCCTTCTAAAGGATTGGCCAGCAATAAAACCAGAGCAAGCCATGGAGCTGCTGGATTGTAACTATCCAGACCCAATGATCCGTGACTTTGCTGTTCGGTGCCTTGAGAAGTACTTGACCGATGATAAACTCTCTCAGTACCTCATTCAGTTGGTCCAG GTTCTGAAATATGAGCAGTACCTTGATAACCCACTGGTACGATTTCTACTGAAAAAGGCCTTGACTAACCAAAGGATAGGACACTTCTTTTTCTGGCACTTAAA GTCTGAGATGCACAATAAGACGGTGAGTCAGCGGTTCGGCCTGCTGCTGGAGTCCTACTGCCGGGCGTGTGGCATGTACCTGAAGCACCTGAGCAGACAAGTGGAGGCCATGGAGAAACTCATCAACCTCACCGACATTCTCAAACAGGAGAAGAAGGACGAGACTCAGAAG GTGCAGATGAAGTTTCTGGTGGAGCAGATGAGGAGGCCAGACTACATGGACGCCCTGCAGAATTTTACCTCCCCCCTCAACCCTGCACACCAGCTGGGAAACATACG GCTTGAGGAGTGCAGAATCATGTCATCTGCCAAAAGACCACTGTGGCTCAACTGGGAAAACCCTGACATCATGTCCGAGCTCCTCTTCCAGAATAATGAGATCATATTCAAAAACGGAGACG ACCTGCGACAGGACATGCTAACACTTCAGATCATCAGAATCATGGAGAACATTTGGCAGAACCAGGGTCTAGACCTCAGGATGTTGCCGTACGGCTGCATGTCTTTAGGTGACTGTGTGGGGCTGATCGAGGTGGTGCGGAGCTCTCACACCATCATGCAGATCCAGTGTAAAGGTGGCTTGAAGGGGGCGCTACAGTTCAACAGCTCAACACTACACCAGTGGCTCAAAGACAAGAACAAGGGAGAGAT GTATGACCTTGCCGTTGACTTGTTTACACGATCCTGTGCTGGGTATTGCGTGGCGACTTTCATCCTAGGCATCGGTGACAGACACAACAGTAATATAATGGTGAAGGATGATGGGCAG CTTTTTCACATAGATTTTGGCCATTTCCTGGACCACAAGAAAAAGAAATTTGGCTACAAGCGAGAGCGAGTTCCGTTTGTCCTAACTCAAGACTTCTTGATTGTGATCAGCAAAGGGACCCAGGAGTGCACGAAGACAAGAGAGTTTGAGAG ATTTCAGGAGATGTGCTATAAGGCCTACTTGGCCATTCGTCAGCATGCCAACCTCTTCATCAACCTGTTCTCCATGATGCTGGGCTCCGGGATGCCCGAGCTGCAGTCCTTCGATGACATCGCCTACATCCGTAAAACCCTGGCCCTGGACAAGACTGAGCAGGAGGCCCTGGACTACTTCATGAAGCAAATGAACGACGCCCACCATGGCGGCTGGACCACCAAGATGGACTGGATTTTCCACACCATCCGCCAGCACGCGCTTAACTAA
- the pik3ca gene encoding phosphatidylinositol 4,5-bisphosphate 3-kinase catalytic subunit alpha isoform isoform X2 gives MPMDPIVGLYMSTLPMLNRHKNFQSTSMANWTKVIAEAIRKKTRSMLLSPEQLKMCVQEYQGKYILKVCGCDEYLLEKCPLSQYKYVRSCIMLGRMPNLMLMAKDSLYSQLPMDNFTMPSYARRISTATPYMNGESSTKSLWTINGTLRIRVLCATYVNVNIRDIDKIYVRTGIYHGGEQMCDNVNTQRVPCSNPRWNEWLTYDMYIPDIPRAARLCLSICSVKGRKGAKEEHCPLAWGNVNLFDYTHTLVSGKMALNLWPVPHGLEDLLNPIGVTGSNPNRETPCLELEFDYFSSPVKFPDMTTVEGHANWTISRELGFSYCQSGQSNRVARDHALTDSDNEQLRQVCNRDPLSEITEQEKDFLWRHRHYCVNIPEILPKILLAVKWNSRDEVAQMYCLLKDWPAIKPEQAMELLDCNYPDPMIRDFAVRCLEKYLTDDKLSQYLIQLVQVLKYEQYLDNPLVRFLLKKALTNQRIGHFFFWHLKSEMHNKTVSQRFGLLLESYCRACGMYLKHLSRQVEAMEKLINLTDILKQEKKDETQKVQMKFLVEQMRRPDYMDALQNFTSPLNPAHQLGNIRLEECRIMSSAKRPLWLNWENPDIMSELLFQNNEIIFKNGDDLRQDMLTLQIIRIMENIWQNQGLDLRMLPYGCMSLGDCVGLIEVVRSSHTIMQIQCKGGLKGALQFNSSTLHQWLKDKNKGEMYDLAVDLFTRSCAGYCVATFILGIGDRHNSNIMVKDDGQLFHIDFGHFLDHKKKKFGYKRERVPFVLTQDFLIVISKGTQECTKTREFERFQEMCYKAYLAIRQHANLFINLFSMMLGSGMPELQSFDDIAYIRKTLALDKTEQEALDYFMKQMNDAHHGGWTTKMDWIFHTIRQHALN, from the exons ATGCCAATGGACCCCATAGTCGGGCTTTATATGTCTACCCTCCCAATGTTGAATCGACACAAGAACTTCCAAAGCACATCCATGGCAAACTGGACAAAG GTGATAGCTGAGGCCATCAGGAAGAAGACCAGGAGCATGCTGTTGTCCCCTGAACAACTCAAGATGTGTGTGCAGGAGTACCAGGGCAAGTACATCCTCAAGGTGTGCGGCTGTGACGAGTACCTCCTGGAGAAATGCCCCCTGAGTCAATATAAG TATGTGAGGAGTTGCATCATGCTTGGCAGGATGCCCAACCTCATGCTGATGGCGAAGGATAGCCTTTATTCTCAGTTACCCATGGACAACTTCACCATGCCCTCGTACGCCCGGCGCATCTCCACCGCCACCCCGTACATGAACGGAGAGTCCTCCACCAAGTCTCTGTGGACCATCAACGGAACCCTGCGGATACGAGTGCTCTGTGCCACATACGTGAATGTGAACATTCGGGATATAGATAAG ATTTATGTGCGAACCGGCATCTACCATGGAGGGGAGCAGATGTGTGACAACGTGAACACGCAGCGTGTGCCCTGCTCTAATCCCAG GTGGAACGAGTGGCTGACCTACGACATGTACATTCCCGACATCCCCCGGGCGGCCcgcctctgtctctccatctgctcTGTGAAAGGCAGGAAAGGGGCGAAGGAG GAGCACTGTCCACTGGCGTGGGGGAACGTCAACCTGTTTGACTACACTCACACCCTGGTCTCTGGTAAAATGGCTCTGAACCTGTGGCCTGTACCTCACGGCCTGGAGGACCTACTCAACCCCATCGGAGTCACAGGCTCCAACCCCAACAGG GAAACTCCTTGTCTAGAGCTGGAGTTTGACTACTTCAGCAGTCCTGTCAAGTTCCCAGACATGACCACCGTGGAGGGACATGCTAACTGGACCATATCCAGGGAGCTAGGTTTCAGCTACTGCCAGTCAGGCCAG AGTAACAGAGTGGCACGAGACCACGCCTTAACGGACAGTGATAACGAGCAGCTGAGACAGGTGTGCAACCGAGACCCCCTGTCTGAGATCACAGAGCAGGAGAAGGACTTCCTCTGGAGGCACAG GCACTACTGTGTAAATATACCCGAAATCCTGCCCAAGATCCTGCTGGCTGTGAAGTGGAACTCCAGAGATGAAGTAGCACAG ATGTATTGCCTTCTAAAGGATTGGCCAGCAATAAAACCAGAGCAAGCCATGGAGCTGCTGGATTGTAACTATCCAGACCCAATGATCCGTGACTTTGCTGTTCGGTGCCTTGAGAAGTACTTGACCGATGATAAACTCTCTCAGTACCTCATTCAGTTGGTCCAG GTTCTGAAATATGAGCAGTACCTTGATAACCCACTGGTACGATTTCTACTGAAAAAGGCCTTGACTAACCAAAGGATAGGACACTTCTTTTTCTGGCACTTAAA GTCTGAGATGCACAATAAGACGGTGAGTCAGCGGTTCGGCCTGCTGCTGGAGTCCTACTGCCGGGCGTGTGGCATGTACCTGAAGCACCTGAGCAGACAAGTGGAGGCCATGGAGAAACTCATCAACCTCACCGACATTCTCAAACAGGAGAAGAAGGACGAGACTCAGAAG GTGCAGATGAAGTTTCTGGTGGAGCAGATGAGGAGGCCAGACTACATGGACGCCCTGCAGAATTTTACCTCCCCCCTCAACCCTGCACACCAGCTGGGAAACATACG GCTTGAGGAGTGCAGAATCATGTCATCTGCCAAAAGACCACTGTGGCTCAACTGGGAAAACCCTGACATCATGTCCGAGCTCCTCTTCCAGAATAATGAGATCATATTCAAAAACGGAGACG ACCTGCGACAGGACATGCTAACACTTCAGATCATCAGAATCATGGAGAACATTTGGCAGAACCAGGGTCTAGACCTCAGGATGTTGCCGTACGGCTGCATGTCTTTAGGTGACTGTGTGGGGCTGATCGAGGTGGTGCGGAGCTCTCACACCATCATGCAGATCCAGTGTAAAGGTGGCTTGAAGGGGGCGCTACAGTTCAACAGCTCAACACTACACCAGTGGCTCAAAGACAAGAACAAGGGAGAGAT GTATGACCTTGCCGTTGACTTGTTTACACGATCCTGTGCTGGGTATTGCGTGGCGACTTTCATCCTAGGCATCGGTGACAGACACAACAGTAATATAATGGTGAAGGATGATGGGCAG CTTTTTCACATAGATTTTGGCCATTTCCTGGACCACAAGAAAAAGAAATTTGGCTACAAGCGAGAGCGAGTTCCGTTTGTCCTAACTCAAGACTTCTTGATTGTGATCAGCAAAGGGACCCAGGAGTGCACGAAGACAAGAGAGTTTGAGAG ATTTCAGGAGATGTGCTATAAGGCCTACTTGGCCATTCGTCAGCATGCCAACCTCTTCATCAACCTGTTCTCCATGATGCTGGGCTCCGGGATGCCCGAGCTGCAGTCCTTCGATGACATCGCCTACATCCGTAAAACCCTGGCCCTGGACAAGACTGAGCAGGAGGCCCTGGACTACTTCATGAAGCAAATGAACGACGCCCACCATGGCGGCTGGACCACCAAGATGGACTGGATTTTCCACACCATCCGCCAGCACGCGCTTAACTAA
- the LOC112251048 gene encoding kininogen-1, whose translation MKLGVRLCVLVISLQLWALGQGQELEPEQVLVFCDDKDVEAAVDLALVKYNEKLPYGNQLALYQILEASTAQSDSGTQYFVEFNGRVTDCPAGGNKVWRDCDYLSTGNQVPSPCNATVHMSETDKEVLAVFCDPVVEAPVVAERSTCLGCPKEIDVDSEDLKAPVTYSITRFNADSDSSHHFVLNSVGFATRQVVAGFRYRLMFDMRKSNCSKADHKELNDECHPDAEDVELAHCNSTVDVAPWRHETAEANVECAPGPLQNFEVFRRRPPGWSPLRNFNNFAEATPASTASAKEESLEESQELSLTAVTTASRDPEPAMPPTTTAESPFHCPSKPWTQFVPLTIPSPAQEKSTTPPTVVEGCFSDLDLLGKK comes from the exons ATGAAGCTGGGAGTGAGGCTATGTGTGCTGGTGATCTCTCTCCAGCTTTGGGCTCTAGGACAGGGGCAGGAGCTTGAGCCAGAGCAGGTCCTTGTGTTCTGTGATGACAAAGACGTGGAGGCAGCTGTGGACTTGGCCCTTGTCAAGTACAATGAGAAGCTTCCTTATGGAAATCAACTAGCACTCTACCAGATTCTGGAGGCCTCAACG GCTCAGAGTGACTCAGgcactcagtactttgtggaaTTCAATGGCAGGGTCACTGACTGTCCAGCAGGGGGAAACAAAGTCTGGAGAGACTGTGACTACCTCTCAACTGGGAACCAG GTGCCAAGCCCTTGTAATGCAACAGTCCACATGtcagagacagataaagaggtcCTGGCAGTTTTCTGTGACCCAGTTG TGGAGGCCCCTGTTGTTGCTGAACGCTCCACATGTCTGGGGTGTCCTAAGGAGATTGATGTGGACAGTGAGGACCTAAAGGCTCCTGTGACATACTCCATCACCAGGTTCAATGCCGATTCTGACTCCAGCCATCACTTCGTCCTGAACAGTGTTGGTTTTGCTACGAGACAG GTGGTTGCTGGATTCAGGTATAGACTGATGTTCGATATGAGGAAAAGCAATTGCTCCAAAGCGGACCACAAAGAGCTGAACGATGAATGTCATCCAGATGCTGAAGATGTG GAACTTGCTCACTGCAATTCTACAGTAGATGTGGCACCTTGGAGACATGAGACTGCAGAAGCAAATGTGGAATGTGCACCAGGTCCCCTTCAGAATTTT GAAGTCTTTAGAAGAAGGCCTCCTGGATGGTCTCCCTTGAGGAACTTCAACAATTTTGCTGAAGCAACTCCAGCCTCAACTGCTTCAGCCAAAGAGGAGTCTTTAGAGGAGTCTCAGGAGCTCAGCCTGACTGCTGTCACCACAGCTAGCAGAGACCCAGAGCCAGCCATGCCCCCCACCACTACTGCAGAGAGCCCTTTCCACTGCCCCTCCAAGCCCTGGACGCAGTTTGTCCCTCTAACAATCCCCAGCCCTGCACAGGAGAAAAGCACAACACCCCCAACAGTGGTAGAGGGGTGCTTTAGTGATTTAGACTTGCTGGGGAAAAAATAA